Genomic DNA from Halobaculum sp. MBLA0147:
TCGCGCCGGAGATCGCCGCCGGGCTCCTGATCGCGCTCGTCGTCCACGAGGGCGGCCACGGGCTGTTGTGTCGCGTCGAGGACATCGACATCGACTCGATGGGCGCGGTGTTCTTCACGCTCGTCCCGGTCGGTGCCTTCGTCGAACCGGAAGAGGAGAGCCAGCGTGCGGCCGACCGCGGCGCGCGCAACCGGATGTTCGCTGCAGGCGTGACGAACAACTTCGCGGTGACGATCCTCGCGTTCGGGCTGCTGTTCGGCCCCGTGATCGGGGCGATCTCCGTCGCGCCGGGCGTCGCCGTCGCCGGCATCTACCCCGGGACGGCGGCCGACGACGCCGGCCTCGCCGCGGGCGACCGGATCACCGGGATCGACGGCCAGCCGGTCGCCAACACCTCCGAGATGGAGGCGGCGCTGTCGGCGGCCGACTCCCCGACCGTCACCGTCGAGATCGACGGCGAGGAACGACGAGAGCTGGAGCGGCGCGTCGTCGCCTTCGGGTCGGCGCCGGACAACCCGGCGAACCTCACCGTCGACCCAGAGGAGTCCGCAATCGAGGTGTACTCCGTGAACGGGACGGCCGTCCGCACGGAGGCGGCCTTCGAGCGCGCGGCGGCCGAGCACGAACTCGCCCGCCTGAACACCAGCGCCGGCGAGCGGATCGTCCCGCTGGGGGCGTCGCTCCCCCGCGTCGCCCCCGACGGCCCGCTGGGGACTACGAGTGACGACCTGGCCAACGCCAGTGTCGTCGTGACTCGCGTCGGTGGCGACCGCGTGGTCGGCAGCGAGGCGCTCCGCGAGACCCTCGGCGCCTACGAGCCGGGTGACTCCGTCGACGTACGCGTGTACGCCGACGGGCGGTTCGAGACGTACACCGTCACACTCGGCGAGGATCGCACCGGCGCGGCGACG
This window encodes:
- a CDS encoding site-2 protease family protein translates to MNTLLLVLAGVLAYSAAATALSSRGYLPDAVRVQGPLTTIHTKRGRRFLEWLATPRRFWRAWSNLGVGIALVVMAGMFLFLVQAALGTVRNPSPSIANEPSNFLIVPGVNDFLPLAVAPEIAAGLLIALVVHEGGHGLLCRVEDIDIDSMGAVFFTLVPVGAFVEPEEESQRAADRGARNRMFAAGVTNNFAVTILAFGLLFGPVIGAISVAPGVAVAGIYPGTAADDAGLAAGDRITGIDGQPVANTSEMEAALSAADSPTVTVEIDGEERRELERRVVAFGSAPDNPANLTVDPEESAIEVYSVNGTAVRTEAAFERAAAEHELARLNTSAGERIVPLGASLPRVAPDGPLGTTSDDLANASVVVTRVGGDRVVGSEALRETLGAYEPGDSVDVRVYADGRFETYTVTLGEDRTGAATLGQADRGTSGVVVGDVGIRIYPAQTYLGLLGGESGSQPLSGIVDSTLGLVYVALILPLAGSVGLLEYNFAGFYGDVAGFYDVTGPLGAFGETPLFLTANLLFWTAWINLQLGMFNCIPGYPLDGGRILRMLSEGVVSRLPVGDRHTLVRTVTTSVGLVMLAALLVIMFGPRLLA